Proteins encoded by one window of Haematobia irritans isolate KBUSLIRL chromosome 2, ASM5000362v1, whole genome shotgun sequence:
- the LOC142226417 gene encoding nuclear protein 1 translates to MSEAYFDEYDHYNYDQDKYVFSGHSGKNRSKREVHENTNHFDPSGHSRKLLTKFMNTNNNKKVVTAGGKN, encoded by the coding sequence ATGTCTGAGGCATATTTCGATGAATACGACCATTATAACTACGACCAGGATAAATATGTTTTCTCTGGCCATAGTGGCAAAAATCGTTCAAAGCGTGAGGTGCACGAAAACACCAATCACTTTGATCCCAGTGGACATTCGAGAAAGTTGTTAACAAAATTCATGAACACCAACAATAATAAGAAAGTAGTAACGGCAGGAGGCAAAAACTGA
- the LOC142226414 gene encoding endoplasmic reticulum lectin 1 has protein sequence MTALRTFHLLRLCLFLLATVANAHEAKDFDDTILYKIDFEMPDFDENPDLRNQVRSFYTHEKEKYDCVIPSVTEAREEAKSDEPELSPFTLLKSIFNTPSCSYRIEAYWSYEICHGLHVRQYHEEREGKAIKFQEYYLGKWNGDKSEKLQKEWEESRKAGMKYKTTKIDNIKYPYFEMEFTDGTKCDIINAPRTTTVRYVCYPHGKNEIYSFKETSSCNYEAIILTSALCVIPAFHPEEYKETSIKCFNSPDDTHKPLSMLRQELNEMQLSMDEFPVSKEASDAASEGRFSYLNRIGDDVDRLVLSLTKDGGLTAHTPDASSEESSALRTPPTTPALQDLTPLVEFVKGKKCLTGGTGWWKYEFCYGNYVRQFHKDKKSETELYLGHFSATAHRQWLLANPDKRPQAQSSSIWHHYEMGSKCDKTGLPREVDVKLTCSGGGLGSLNPNAVSMYLLEPKTCQYILVFEAPIVCALTGYTDEYGLIDEEKLAKLVQEKEKAGTSKADASSANSMDTTSKEETPIIIF, from the exons ATGACTGCGCTACgaacatttcatttattaagACTTTGTTTGTTCCTTTTGGCCACAGTGGCAAATGCTcacgaggccaaagatttcgatgatacaattttatataaaattgactTTGAAATGCcagatttcgatgaaaatcca GATTTGAGAAATCAAGTGCGTTCATTTTATACTCACGAAAAGGAGAAATATGATTGTGTTATACCATCTGTGACGGAAGCAAGAGAAGAAGCCAAATCTGATGAACCGGAACTAT ccCCCTTCACTCTTCTTAAATCCATCTTCAATACTCCCAGTTGTTCATATCGTATTGAAGCATATTGGTCCTATGAAATCTGTCATGGTTTACATGTACGCCAATATCATGAAGAACGTGAGGGTAAAGCAATCAAATTCCAGGAATACTATTTGGGCAAATGGAATGGAGATAAATcggaaaaattacaaaaagaatGGGAAGAAAGTCGCAAGGCTGGCATGAAATATAAAACTACTAAAATCGATAACATTAAATATCCCTATTTTGAAATGGAATTCACTGATGGCACTAAATGTGATATTATCAATGCACCTCGTACAACCACGGTACGTTACGTCTGTTATCCCCATGGCAAAAATGAAATCTATTCCTTCAAAGAAACATCTTCATGTAATTACGAGGCCATAATTCTTACTTCGGCTTTGTGTGTTATACCAGCCTTTCATCCAGAAGAATATAAAGAAACTTCAATTAAATGCTTCAATTCACCCGATGATACCCATAAGCCTTTGAGTATGCTTCGCCAGGAGTTGAATGAAATGCAGTTGTCAATGGATGAATTTCCAGTTTCAAAAGAGGCTAGTGATGCTGCTTCAGAAGGTCGTTTCTCTTATCTCAATCGCATTGGAGATGATGTGGACAGGCTTGTGTTAAGTCTTACCAAAGATGGTGGCCTTACAGCTCATACTCCTGATGCTAGTTCTGAAGAATCGAGTGCATTAAGAACACCTCCAACTACACCAGCTCTACAAGATCTTACTCCGCTAGTGGAATTCGTGAAAGGAAAGAAGTGTTTGACTGGA GGTACAGGCTGGTGGAAATATGAATTTTGTTATGGCAACTATGTCCGTCAATTTCATAAGGATAAAAAGtccgaaactgaattatatttaGGTCATTTCAGTGCCACCGCCCATCGTCAATGGCTTTTGGCAAATCCCGACAAAAGACCCCAAGCTCAGTCCTCTTCCATATGGCATCATTATGAAATGGGTTCGAAATGTGATAAAACAGGATTACCACGCGAAGTTGATGTTAAGTTAACATGCAGTGGAGGTGGTTTGGGTTCTCTAAATCCCAATGCAGTGTCTATGTATCTATTAGAGCCTAAAACTTGTCAATATATTTTGGTATTTGAGGCACCCATTGTTTGTGCTCTTACCGGTTACACAGATGAATATGGTTTAATAGATGAAGAGAAATTAGCAAAATTAGTACAAGAGAAAGAAAAAGCGGGTACTTCGAAAGCCGACGCTTCCAGTGCTAACTCAATGGACACAACTTCAAAAGAAGAAACACCTatcattatattttaa
- the LOC142226416 gene encoding tubulin-folding cofactor B-like, with protein sequence MISLGSSDFIKINVTNSKTDHVAFDIKFAKSITVGELKQKLQVITGGNAGTMQVALYKGDELVTSLSDDSVMLGALPIESSMRFHVVDEFLYEAQDEQVQKFELPEDQYDQRDNTVRSFLKRNRMGKYNEEEQKREEEKRLEKEALEKQKAELCTVGSRCQVTVKGCPTRRGTIMYNGPLEGKTGTFIGVKYDEPLGKNDGSVQGKRYFTCPPNYGGFVPPLTVEVGDFPEEDFNLDDEI encoded by the coding sequence ATGATCTCCCTTGGCAGTtccgatttcataaaaataaatgttacaAACTCAAAAACAGATCATGTTGCCTTCGATATCAAATTTGCTAAATCAATAACAGTTGGTGAATTAAAACAAAAGCTGCAGGTTATCACCGGTGGCAATGCCGGCACCATGCAAGTGGCTCTTTACAAAGGCGATGAGCTGGTGACGTCATTATCCGATGATTCTGTGATGCTGGGTGCATTACCTATTGAGTCCAGTATGCGTTTCCATGTAGTCGATGAATTCCTATATGAGGCCCAAGATGAGCAGGTTCAAAAATTCGAATTACCCGAGGATCAATACGATCAAAGGGACAATACAGTGCGGAGTTTCTTGAAAAGAAATCGTATGGGCAAATACAATGAAGAGGAACAGAAGAGAGAAGAAGAAAAACGATTGGAGAAGGAGGCATTGGAGAAGCAAAAGGCTGAATTGTGTACAGTTGGTTCACGCTGTCAAGTAACCGTGAAAGGTTGTCCAACACGCCGTGGAACGATAATGTATAATGGACCGTTAGAGGGAAAGACTGGTACATTTATTGGTGTTAAATACGATGAACCATTGGGCAAAAATGATGGATCCGTCCAAGGGAAACGTTACTTTACTTGTCCACCTAATTATGGTGGCTTTGTTCCCCCTCTAACTGTTGAAGTAGGTGATTTTCCAGAGGAAGATTTCAATTTGGATGATGAAATCTGA
- the LOC142226415 gene encoding intraflagellar transport protein 43 homolog translates to MDWAEELKMSIRKTTARKGRRSKSRDVLKDAQPPPTTSTVASNSTTSANPAELSLDLNLDLQQSSTSNNVSTPFTAGSSVGGVGADISSLISTAESKRPPMLRRISGGWADSSSGGKLKSKKGSFDDERFGLKSPTASSPIDNIPIIPDIDDIKDDILMNEIAEPASVAVNRVVTLKELNSDLLSQTAFTAIDDVNLSILTKCLQPQEVLDEADEVWEWQKLFTDVVAEINSDKPLVNKMQKLELKPDEMPPPIESD, encoded by the exons ATGGATTGGGCAGAAGAATTGAAAATGTCTATACGCAAG ACCACAGCACGTAAAGGTCGCCGTTCTAAAAGCCGTGATGTACTAAAGGATGCCCAACCACCGCCAACAACATCTACGGTTGCATCAAATTCCACAACCTCTGCAAATCCTGCCGAATTATCCTTGGATTTAAATTTGGATCTTCAACAGAGTTCCACAAGTAATAATGTCTCCACTCCCTTTACGGCTGGCTCTTCTGTGGGTGGTGTTGGTGCCGATATTTCAAGTTTAATATCAACTGCCGAGTCAAAACGTCCACCCATGTTAAGGCGTATATCAGGAGGGTGGGCTGATTCGTCAAGTGGTGGAAAACTTAA GTCCAAAAAGGGTTCATTTGATGA cgaaCGCTTTGGTTTAAAATCACCTACTGCCAGTTCACCTATTGATAACATACCTATAATACCCGATATAGATGATATCAAAGATGATATATTAATGAATGAAATCGCTGAACCTGCATC CGTTGCAGTTAATCGTGTTGTTACCTTGAAAGAACTTAACTCGGATTTATTGTCTCAAACTGCATTTACTGCGATAGACGATGTAAATTTATCTATTTTGACCAAGTGTCTACAACCCCAGGAGGTGTTGGATGAAGCAGATGAAGTCTGGGAATGGCAAAAGTTATTCACAGATGTTGTGGCTGAAATAAACTCGGATAAACCTTTGgtaaataaaatgcaaaaattagaaCTGAAGCCAGATGAAATGCCACCGCCTATCGAATCTGATTAA